GAGTGGCATTTTGGGCAGGAAGAAAGCTGTGCAGCCAAGCACAAATGCCCTATTGCTGGTACCAATCAGCAGGCTCACGCTAAGTTCTTGGAAATTTTCGGAGAGCTAAAAACCCGATACCGCGAAAGTGGAGCTAGTGAAGAGATTGCCCGCCAGGTCCACACTCAGTTGGCCGATTGGCTAGTTAGCCACATTATGACCATTGATACTCAGCTGGGGCAGTGTATTCGACATAGGAGCACTAGTGTTGCTTGAAGATAGGGGGTTGCGATCGCATCAT
This sequence is a window from Pseudanabaena sp. FACHB-2040. Protein-coding genes within it:
- a CDS encoding hemerythrin family protein — translated: MQKFEWTDSLSVGVPMIDTQHKELIAAFNDLSDAIEQGTGSTSIKKLLVFLQYFTEWHFGQEESCAAKHKCPIAGTNQQAHAKFLEIFGELKTRYRESGASEEIARQVHTQLADWLVSHIMTIDTQLGQCIRHRSTSVA